A section of the Mesorhizobium loti genome encodes:
- a CDS encoding EamA family transporter → MFNINYILISSSVLVIAFGQVIFKFAARNFKIGAGGGWWSVAQQNVTPIALILLALFLYFLSTIAWVQALRTVPLSVAFMFNALAFVIVPCAGFFLFGESVPKYFYLGMPLILLGIFLISRP, encoded by the coding sequence ATGTTTAATATAAATTATATTCTGATTTCATCATCTGTTTTGGTTATAGCTTTCGGGCAGGTAATATTCAAGTTTGCCGCTAGGAATTTCAAAATAGGCGCAGGGGGTGGTTGGTGGAGTGTGGCCCAGCAGAATGTGACGCCCATAGCACTCATACTTCTAGCCCTATTTCTATACTTTTTATCCACTATCGCGTGGGTGCAGGCGCTCAGAACCGTTCCGCTTTCGGTAGCCTTTATGTTCAACGCGCTGGCCTTCGTGATCGTCCCATGCGCAGGTTTCTTCTTGTTTGGTGAAAGCGTTCCCAAATACTTTTATCTGGGTATGCCACTCATTCTCTTGGGGATTTTTCTGATTTCGCGGCCCTGA
- a CDS encoding glycosyltransferase family 4 protein translates to MRIGIDGRNLGSATDGIGRFVHNAVKALAALGVDVVVYAPGRINPDYDLPPGVRVRIADFKGPVARTFWGQAVLPSLARRDRVEVFWGPSHRLPFALGGDIARVVTIHDLVWLHAARTMRTRTWVGDRLLMKPALRTADAVVADSTATATALTAEFPWLKSPVSTVHPGTVALPPPGDISSLRPLGIGKPYALFVGTVEPRKNLGNLIKAYGLLPAGIRSGCDLVIVGGTGWKQTGLADKVRAGGLEANIKFTGFVDDMTLATLYANCLFLAMPSLYEGFGFPIVEAQSFGKPALTSNTSSMPEVAGDNAVLVDPNDPVAIAAAFHRLCVDAEFRNGIAAGAKRNAERFTWENHAKSMLRIFEQAIKQRRKTRV, encoded by the coding sequence TTGAGGATCGGGATCGATGGCAGGAATCTCGGATCGGCTACCGACGGGATCGGCCGGTTCGTCCACAATGCCGTGAAGGCATTGGCGGCTCTGGGCGTCGATGTTGTTGTCTATGCCCCTGGCAGGATCAATCCGGATTACGATCTTCCGCCTGGCGTTCGCGTGCGGATCGCCGACTTCAAGGGACCCGTCGCCCGCACGTTCTGGGGCCAGGCCGTGTTGCCCTCCTTGGCCCGGCGCGACCGCGTGGAGGTGTTCTGGGGACCATCGCACCGTCTGCCCTTTGCTCTCGGCGGCGACATCGCTCGGGTGGTCACTATCCACGACCTCGTCTGGTTGCACGCCGCGCGGACCATGCGGACCCGGACCTGGGTTGGCGACCGCCTGCTGATGAAGCCCGCGCTGCGGACCGCCGATGCCGTGGTTGCCGATTCGACAGCCACGGCCACCGCCTTGACGGCCGAATTCCCCTGGCTGAAATCGCCGGTCAGCACGGTTCATCCCGGCACGGTCGCCCTGCCGCCCCCTGGCGATATTTCGAGCCTGCGGCCGCTCGGCATCGGCAAGCCCTATGCGCTCTTTGTCGGCACGGTCGAACCCAGGAAGAACCTCGGCAATCTGATAAAGGCCTACGGCTTGCTGCCGGCCGGCATCCGGTCCGGCTGCGATCTGGTCATCGTCGGCGGCACGGGGTGGAAACAGACGGGCCTTGCCGATAAGGTGCGCGCCGGCGGGCTGGAGGCGAATATCAAGTTTACCGGATTCGTCGACGACATGACGCTTGCCACGCTTTATGCGAATTGCCTGTTCCTGGCGATGCCATCTCTCTACGAGGGGTTCGGTTTTCCGATCGTCGAGGCACAGTCTTTCGGCAAGCCGGCGCTGACCTCGAACACGTCATCCATGCCTGAAGTGGCGGGCGACAATGCCGTCCTCGTCGACCCGAACGATCCCGTGGCGATCGCCGCCGCATTCCACCGGTTGTGCGTCGATGCGGAATTCCGAAACGGCATCGCCGCGGGCGCGAAAAGGAATGCCGAACGCTTCACCTGGGAAAACCACGCCAAGAGCATGCTGCGGATTTTTGAACAAGCCATCAAGCAAAGACGGAAGACCCGCGTTTGA
- a CDS encoding class I SAM-dependent methyltransferase gives MKVAGGKAEDGVVIGNTYDKYGTRNPIARRMVAGFDDALSGLVAKANPATIHEVGCGEGYWVMRWLGQAIDARGTDFSTQVIGMARENARGRGMDPGRFAVRSIYEVKPERDSADLIVCCEVMEHLEDPQKALQALQRVAGSDLILSVPREPLWRALNLARGKYISALGNTPGHLQHWSQRGFVSLVSQFFEVVEILSPLPWTMLHCKPRKRR, from the coding sequence ATGAAGGTAGCTGGTGGAAAGGCAGAGGACGGCGTCGTCATAGGCAACACCTATGACAAATACGGCACGCGAAATCCTATCGCCCGCCGGATGGTCGCCGGCTTCGACGATGCTTTGTCCGGCTTGGTGGCAAAGGCGAACCCCGCTACCATTCACGAGGTCGGATGTGGAGAGGGCTATTGGGTCATGCGGTGGCTTGGCCAGGCCATCGATGCGCGGGGCACCGATTTCTCCACCCAGGTTATCGGCATGGCAAGGGAGAACGCCCGTGGACGCGGCATGGACCCCGGGCGTTTCGCGGTCCGCAGCATTTATGAAGTGAAGCCGGAACGCGATAGCGCGGATCTCATCGTCTGTTGCGAGGTGATGGAGCACCTAGAAGACCCGCAAAAGGCCTTGCAGGCGCTGCAGCGCGTTGCAGGATCGGACCTGATCCTCAGTGTCCCTCGCGAACCACTCTGGCGGGCACTTAATCTTGCGCGCGGCAAATACATTTCGGCCTTGGGAAATACGCCCGGTCATCTGCAGCACTGGTCACAGCGCGGCTTCGTCTCGCTCGTCTCCCAGTTTTTCGAGGTGGTTGAAATCCTGTCGCCATTGCCTTGGACCATGCTGCATTGCAAGCCTAGGAAAAGGCGCTGA
- a CDS encoding DUF7024 domain-containing protein produces MIWTREEIARGFSATWARLIASYARNTTVFLSIILVAIGIAINFRNQGLYVVVLADEYTYSRFSRLSLPSGAPVPSYLFFYVYKFTGYCGDGFLACARYLNTILFILAAPFIFLTSSRITSKPSASLIAILSVIGAINTYTAYYMPESLYFLMFWVFSWAVLALDAHSELVEFIFVSLIFSATALVKPHSLFFLPGVILYFAYLIRQGPEQAWAAKWLRVSTVFVAVAIAAKLALGFALAGRAGATLFGPTYGSYASGAVLNLDHYAELVKLAGINLAGHLLALSILYGTPLAAVLLSMWKHSIRHEAEEVSARIAFYTLAVFSTLVVVVALFSASIANMGPYETPFRLHMRYYNFAFPLFLIFMSSQINQREGNFTLYRLISAAPVFGLIIYAIFTAMRPYTPAFVDSPELRGISYQKNIFYFISAIGMLSLFIWVFSFKFGARVFLLIFAPLSAVIGTYFSSIDLRTNLNPNVFDEAGIFAHQYLKGHDTSRLVIMSSNPSGLFRSLFYVDDPQASIVLIPAGSPADLSKVRSDKEWLLLIGDHAPPPNSHFKLDLNGFSLFRLAGSDRIDFTRRSWPGTLARVRGLSGAEGWGTWSDGPMVTLEFVKPLPKKFVLHLTASAFGPNVGRPVSVHIGSQSATFALSKSVQEIAIPFENSEASTSISFSIPNPISPKELGLNEDRRKLGIGFRQLSVQEVTQ; encoded by the coding sequence GTGATTTGGACACGCGAGGAGATCGCGCGCGGTTTTTCCGCCACATGGGCTCGTCTGATTGCTTCATATGCCAGGAACACGACGGTATTTCTGTCAATTATCCTGGTCGCTATCGGCATTGCGATAAACTTTAGAAATCAAGGTCTTTACGTTGTAGTGTTAGCCGACGAATATACATACAGTAGATTTTCTCGACTTAGCCTCCCGTCTGGCGCTCCTGTTCCATCGTATCTTTTCTTCTATGTATATAAATTTACAGGATACTGCGGAGATGGCTTTCTCGCGTGCGCAAGGTACTTAAATACTATTTTATTTATACTAGCTGCACCATTCATTTTTTTAACCTCTTCCCGCATCACATCAAAGCCATCCGCATCCTTGATCGCCATCTTGTCAGTTATTGGAGCTATCAATACATATACAGCCTATTACATGCCAGAATCTCTTTATTTTCTGATGTTCTGGGTTTTTTCGTGGGCGGTATTGGCGCTAGACGCACACTCTGAGCTCGTTGAATTTATTTTTGTTTCACTTATATTTTCTGCTACGGCACTAGTTAAACCGCACTCATTATTTTTTCTACCCGGGGTCATTCTATACTTCGCTTATCTGATTAGGCAGGGTCCCGAGCAGGCCTGGGCCGCGAAGTGGCTCCGGGTGTCCACTGTGTTTGTCGCCGTTGCCATCGCCGCCAAACTGGCGCTTGGTTTTGCCCTTGCAGGGAGAGCGGGAGCCACGCTCTTTGGCCCCACCTACGGGTCCTACGCTAGCGGCGCAGTTCTGAACTTGGACCACTACGCCGAACTGGTCAAACTAGCCGGCATCAATCTTGCCGGCCATCTTCTTGCGCTATCAATCTTGTACGGCACCCCGTTAGCCGCCGTCCTGCTCAGCATGTGGAAGCACTCGATTCGTCATGAAGCCGAGGAGGTCTCCGCTAGAATTGCCTTTTACACGCTCGCCGTCTTTTCAACTTTGGTCGTGGTAGTGGCGCTATTTTCGGCTTCGATCGCCAATATGGGCCCTTATGAAACGCCCTTCAGGCTACATATGCGTTACTATAATTTCGCCTTTCCTCTTTTTCTAATATTTATGTCATCACAAATTAATCAACGTGAAGGAAATTTCACGCTTTATAGACTTATTTCAGCAGCCCCTGTTTTTGGATTGATTATCTACGCGATTTTTACGGCGATGCGCCCCTACACGCCAGCCTTTGTAGATAGCCCAGAGCTGCGTGGTATTTCTTACCAAAAGAATATATTCTACTTTATTTCCGCCATCGGAATGCTTTCACTTTTTATTTGGGTTTTTAGTTTTAAATTTGGCGCGCGGGTTTTTCTTCTGATCTTTGCGCCTCTATCGGCGGTTATAGGAACTTATTTTTCCAGCATCGATCTTCGAACCAACCTAAATCCAAATGTATTTGACGAGGCTGGCATCTTCGCGCATCAATATTTGAAGGGCCACGACACATCCCGCCTTGTAATCATGAGCTCAAATCCGTCAGGGCTATTTAGGTCCTTGTTTTATGTCGATGATCCGCAGGCTTCGATTGTTCTAATTCCAGCGGGTTCTCCAGCGGATCTTTCGAAGGTCCGCAGTGATAAGGAATGGCTCCTTCTCATCGGCGATCACGCCCCTCCGCCTAACTCTCATTTCAAATTGGACCTGAATGGCTTTTCACTTTTTCGGCTCGCAGGATCAGACAGGATAGACTTCACAAGAAGATCCTGGCCCGGAACCCTAGCCCGTGTCCGAGGCCTGTCAGGTGCCGAGGGTTGGGGCACGTGGTCGGATGGTCCTATGGTCACACTGGAATTCGTGAAGCCGCTGCCAAAAAAATTCGTTCTGCACCTTACGGCAAGTGCATTTGGTCCGAATGTCGGACGACCCGTTTCCGTGCACATAGGCTCTCAATCGGCGACGTTCGCGCTGTCGAAATCGGTGCAGGAAATTGCTATCCCATTTGAAAATTCGGAGGCGTCGACTTCGATCTCCTTCTCGATCCCCAACCCAATCTCACCGAAGGAGCTTGGTCTAAACGAAGATCGTCGGAAGCTCGGAATTGGATTCCGCCAACTCAGCGTGCAGGAAGTGACACAGTAG
- a CDS encoding glycosyltransferase family 4 protein → MKVLHFFKTYWPDSFGGVERTIQAIAQSTASHGIETDVLSLSPTPAENTQWFDGHMAHKAKLDFELASTGFSRAVFRKFAELAGKADLLHYHFPWPLMDMVHFHSRHGKPAIVTYHSDIVKQRLILPFYRPLMLRFLKDVDTIVATSPDYLGSSPVLKAFKAKSTIIPIGIDETAYPAPTESDTIWRRSAVAEPFVLFVGVLRYYKGLDVLIEAADRVRCKIVIAGSGPIEQQLKLQARTLRRDNVVFLGEVSEPHKMALLHGCLGFVFPSNQRSEAYGLSLVEAAMCGKPMISCEIGTGTSYVNKAGETGLVVPPSDPARLAEAINRLVGSPDEAATWGRAARDRYASLFTSDRMGKAYADLYHQLDSRRR, encoded by the coding sequence TTGAAAGTCCTGCACTTCTTCAAGACCTACTGGCCGGATTCATTCGGCGGGGTGGAGCGCACGATACAGGCCATTGCCCAGAGCACCGCGAGCCATGGCATCGAAACGGACGTGCTGTCATTGAGCCCCACTCCGGCCGAGAACACCCAATGGTTTGACGGCCATATGGCCCACAAGGCCAAGCTCGATTTCGAACTCGCCTCGACCGGATTCTCGCGCGCGGTTTTTCGGAAATTCGCGGAACTCGCCGGGAAAGCCGACCTGCTGCACTACCATTTTCCATGGCCGCTGATGGATATGGTGCATTTTCATTCCCGACACGGCAAACCGGCCATCGTCACCTATCATTCCGACATCGTCAAACAGAGGCTGATACTGCCTTTCTATCGACCGCTGATGCTGCGTTTCCTGAAGGACGTGGACACGATCGTTGCGACATCCCCGGACTATCTGGGATCGAGCCCTGTTCTCAAAGCCTTCAAGGCCAAATCGACGATCATTCCCATCGGCATCGACGAAACCGCTTACCCCGCGCCGACCGAATCCGACACCATCTGGCGCCGGTCGGCGGTGGCGGAGCCCTTCGTCCTGTTCGTCGGCGTTCTGCGCTACTACAAGGGACTTGATGTTCTGATCGAGGCCGCGGACAGGGTCCGATGCAAGATCGTCATCGCCGGCTCGGGGCCGATCGAGCAGCAGCTCAAGCTGCAGGCCAGGACGTTGCGGCGCGACAATGTGGTTTTCCTGGGCGAAGTTTCGGAACCGCACAAAATGGCGCTCCTCCACGGCTGCCTCGGCTTCGTTTTTCCTTCGAACCAGAGGTCGGAAGCCTATGGGCTATCGCTGGTCGAGGCGGCAATGTGCGGCAAGCCGATGATTTCATGCGAGATCGGAACGGGAACCAGTTATGTGAACAAGGCCGGCGAAACCGGGCTGGTCGTTCCGCCTTCAGATCCAGCACGGCTTGCCGAAGCGATCAACCGGCTCGTCGGCTCGCCTGATGAAGCAGCGACGTGGGGGCGAGCCGCCCGAGATCGCTATGCCAGCCTCTTTACATCAGACCGGATGGGAAAGGCGTACGCCGATCTCTATCACCAACTCGACAGCCGTCGACGTTGA
- the rfbB gene encoding dTDP-glucose 4,6-dehydratase — MNFLVTGGAGFIGSAVCRHLCANPAYRVTNLDKLTYAGNLASLRPIESAHNYRFAHGDIGDERTVLDLLRRDDIDIVMNLAAESHVDRSIDGPGAFIETNIVGTYRILNAALEYWRGLADDRKGRFRFHHVSTDEVFGDLPFDGGMFVEETPYAPSSPYSASKAASDHLVRAWHETYGLPVVLSNCSNNYGPYHFPEKLIPLVILNALDEKPLPVYGAGANVRDWLFVEDHARALELIATRGHPGESYNVGGNSERTNLAVVETICDLLDTRRPRTGGRRYRELISFVTDRPGHDRRYAIDASKIARELGWAPTENFDSGLARTVDWFLDNKWWWGPIREQRYAGERLGEARKGGA; from the coding sequence ATGAATTTTCTGGTGACAGGCGGGGCCGGCTTCATCGGCTCGGCGGTGTGCCGTCATCTGTGCGCCAATCCGGCCTACCGCGTGACCAATCTCGACAAGCTGACCTATGCCGGAAACCTGGCCTCGCTGCGGCCGATCGAGAGCGCGCATAATTATCGCTTCGCCCATGGCGATATCGGCGATGAGAGGACAGTGCTCGATCTGCTGCGCCGTGACGATATCGACATCGTCATGAACCTCGCCGCCGAGAGCCATGTCGACCGCTCGATCGACGGGCCGGGCGCCTTCATCGAGACCAACATTGTCGGCACCTACCGGATCCTCAATGCGGCGCTCGAATATTGGCGTGGCCTTGCCGATGACAGGAAGGGCCGCTTCCGCTTCCACCATGTCTCGACCGACGAGGTGTTCGGCGATCTGCCATTCGACGGCGGCATGTTCGTCGAGGAGACGCCTTACGCCCCGTCCTCGCCCTATTCGGCTTCGAAGGCGGCGTCGGACCATCTGGTGCGCGCCTGGCACGAGACCTACGGCCTGCCGGTCGTGCTCTCCAACTGTTCGAACAATTACGGCCCCTATCATTTTCCCGAGAAGCTGATCCCGCTGGTCATCCTCAACGCGCTCGACGAAAAGCCGCTGCCGGTCTATGGCGCCGGCGCCAATGTGCGCGACTGGCTGTTCGTCGAGGATCACGCGCGGGCCCTGGAACTCATCGCCACGAGAGGGCATCCGGGCGAGAGCTACAATGTCGGCGGCAATTCGGAGCGCACGAACCTCGCCGTCGTCGAGACGATCTGCGACCTGCTCGACACCAGGCGTCCCCGGACCGGCGGCAGGCGCTATCGCGAGCTGATTTCCTTCGTCACCGATCGCCCCGGCCATGATCGCCGCTACGCCATCGATGCCTCCAAGATCGCCCGTGAACTCGGCTGGGCGCCGACCGAGAATTTCGACAGCGGCCTGGCCAGAACCGTGGATTGGTTCCTCGACAACAAATGGTGGTGGGGGCCTATCCGCGAGCAGCGCTACGCCGGAGAAAGACTGGGCGAAGCGCGCAAGGGTGGCGCGTGA
- a CDS encoding glycosyltransferase family 2 protein, whose translation MSGPKPKGKPLPKLIIQIPCYNEAETLAIALNDLPRIVAGFDSVEWLIIDDGSSDATARVAEENGVDHVIRHTSNRGLAYAFMTGIEACLARGADVIVNTDADNQYNAADLPALTRPVLEGRADMVIGARPISEIEHFSPLKKLLQKLGSWVVRVSSGTDVQDAPSGFRAISRNAAQRLVVFNNYTYTLETIIQAGRKNMRVVSVPIRVNGDLRPSRLVKSIPSYLKRSIFTIVRIFVIYQPARFFGAVAAVLFGLGFLLGLRFLYFYLVDASSGHVQSVVLAGVLMSMGFQALLVAFLADVIAANRKLLEDIRYTQRAAQGEIKRPQLKRQESRLGE comes from the coding sequence GTGTCAGGTCCCAAACCCAAGGGCAAGCCGCTGCCAAAACTGATTATCCAGATTCCTTGCTATAACGAGGCCGAGACCCTCGCGATAGCGCTGAATGATCTGCCGCGGATCGTTGCCGGTTTCGACAGCGTCGAATGGTTGATCATCGACGACGGAAGCAGCGACGCCACAGCCAGGGTCGCGGAGGAAAACGGCGTCGACCACGTCATACGCCATACCAGCAATCGTGGCCTTGCCTACGCCTTCATGACCGGCATCGAAGCCTGCCTCGCGCGAGGCGCCGATGTCATCGTCAACACCGATGCAGACAACCAGTACAACGCGGCCGATCTGCCGGCCCTGACAAGGCCGGTTCTTGAGGGACGCGCGGACATGGTCATCGGCGCTCGGCCGATATCGGAGATCGAGCACTTCTCGCCGTTGAAGAAGCTGTTGCAGAAGCTCGGCAGCTGGGTGGTTCGCGTCAGCAGCGGCACGGATGTGCAGGACGCACCGAGCGGATTCCGCGCGATTTCGCGCAACGCGGCCCAGCGCCTGGTCGTCTTCAACAATTACACCTACACGCTGGAAACCATCATCCAGGCCGGCCGCAAGAACATGCGCGTGGTCTCAGTGCCGATCCGTGTCAACGGTGATCTGCGACCGTCGCGGCTGGTCAAGAGCATCCCTTCTTATCTCAAGCGCTCGATCTTCACCATCGTGCGCATCTTCGTCATCTACCAGCCGGCCCGGTTCTTCGGCGCGGTCGCGGCGGTTCTTTTCGGCCTCGGTTTCCTGCTCGGCCTGCGCTTCCTCTACTTCTATCTGGTCGATGCAAGCAGCGGTCACGTCCAGTCGGTGGTCCTTGCGGGCGTGCTGATGTCGATGGGCTTCCAGGCACTTCTGGTTGCTTTCCTGGCCGACGTGATCGCGGCCAACCGCAAGCTTCTGGAGGACATCAGATATACGCAGCGCGCGGCGCAGGGGGAGATCAAGCGACCACAGCTGAAGCGGCAGGAAAGCAGGCTGGGCGAATGA
- the rfbD gene encoding dTDP-4-dehydrorhamnose reductase has protein sequence MRLVVTGREGQVAASLLEAGQGKAGMEVVAIGRPELDLERPETIIDAIAAEKPDIVVSAAAYTAVDQAEDEPDLAFAINATGAGKVAEAAARLGAPVIHLSTDYVFDGSASHAYVETDATAPLGVYGASKLAGELAVAAAGPRHLILRTAWVYSPFGRNFVKTMLRLAADRDEISVVADQWGNPTCALDMADAILHAATVLHGDKNAGAFGTYHLAGTGETNWSGFARHILDTSRACGGAWAQVRDIASKDYPTKARRPANSRLSSAKFADVFGWSAPDWRQSTEAVVRRLQGGQAPAG, from the coding sequence GTGAGGCTCGTCGTCACCGGACGCGAAGGCCAGGTCGCGGCAAGCCTGCTGGAGGCAGGCCAAGGAAAGGCCGGCATGGAGGTCGTCGCCATCGGCCGCCCGGAACTCGACCTGGAAAGACCCGAGACCATCATCGACGCCATTGCGGCCGAGAAGCCGGATATCGTGGTGTCGGCCGCCGCCTACACGGCGGTGGATCAGGCCGAGGACGAGCCCGACCTCGCCTTTGCGATCAACGCGACCGGCGCCGGCAAGGTGGCTGAAGCGGCTGCTCGGCTCGGCGCTCCCGTCATCCATCTTTCGACCGATTATGTCTTCGACGGCAGCGCTTCTCACGCCTATGTCGAGACCGACGCGACGGCGCCCCTCGGCGTCTACGGCGCCTCCAAGCTCGCCGGGGAACTGGCCGTGGCCGCCGCCGGCCCGCGCCACCTGATCCTGCGCACCGCATGGGTCTACAGCCCGTTCGGCAGGAATTTCGTGAAAACCATGCTGCGGCTGGCCGCCGACCGCGACGAGATTTCGGTGGTGGCCGATCAATGGGGAAATCCTACCTGCGCGCTCGATATGGCCGACGCCATCCTGCATGCGGCCACGGTGCTGCATGGCGACAAGAACGCCGGCGCGTTCGGAACCTATCATCTGGCCGGCACCGGCGAGACCAACTGGAGCGGCTTTGCCCGTCACATACTGGACACCAGCCGAGCGTGCGGCGGTGCTTGGGCGCAAGTGCGCGACATTGCCAGCAAGGACTATCCGACCAAGGCGCGGCGCCCCGCCAATTCGCGGCTGTCGAGCGCGAAGTTCGCTGATGTATTCGGATGGAGCGCGCCTGACTGGCGGCAGTCGACGGAGGCGGTGGTCCGCCGGCTCCAAGGCGGGCAGGCCCCGGCAGGATGA
- the rfbC gene encoding dTDP-4-dehydrorhamnose 3,5-epimerase, with the protein MEIRSLGIEGVLEIVPKRHGDARGFFMETYNAERFAQAGINLLFVQDNHSYSAEAGVLRGLHYQLAPRAQDKLLRVVRGRILDVCVDIRRSSKTFGKWTGHEISAEKGNQILVPKGFAHGFLTLVPDTEVLYKVTDTYSPEHDRSIRFDDPAIGIEWPSVAGGFQLSDKDGKAPMLADTEVFA; encoded by the coding sequence TTGGAGATCAGGTCCCTCGGCATTGAAGGCGTGCTGGAAATCGTTCCAAAGCGGCACGGCGATGCGCGCGGTTTCTTCATGGAAACCTACAATGCCGAGCGGTTTGCGCAGGCTGGAATAAATTTGCTTTTCGTGCAGGACAACCATTCTTATTCGGCCGAGGCAGGTGTCCTGCGCGGGCTCCATTACCAGCTTGCGCCCCGGGCGCAGGACAAGTTGCTGCGTGTTGTGCGCGGCCGGATTCTGGACGTTTGTGTCGACATTCGCCGCAGTTCGAAGACCTTTGGGAAATGGACCGGCCACGAGATTTCGGCTGAAAAGGGCAACCAGATTCTGGTGCCCAAGGGCTTTGCCCACGGCTTCCTGACCCTGGTGCCCGACACCGAGGTCCTCTACAAGGTGACCGACACCTACTCGCCCGAGCACGACCGGTCTATCCGCTTCGACGATCCCGCGATCGGCATCGAATGGCCTTCGGTGGCCGGCGGGTTCCAGCTCTCGGACAAGGACGGCAAGGCGCCGATGCTCGCCGACACCGAGGTGTTTGCCTGA
- a CDS encoding class I SAM-dependent methyltransferase, whose protein sequence is MKKYTPLPDYEEMVKRWLSNYYTSNYQGGLSAYVLRETHSLIEKPFNSDVHLSQILEVGAGTLAHLPFVRHSFDRYIASDFDDTVLKSVSGRKLPHGVELMKLDGAALPFESDSFDRLIATHVLEHVPFPHIAIEEWVRVLKPGGVLSVLLPCDPGWAWRIGRAFGPRKQAERAGLPYDYYMAREHINSIFNLSEILNFHFPERQITWWPSRIPVPDVNLIYAGNFYV, encoded by the coding sequence ATGAAAAAGTATACTCCTCTTCCAGATTACGAAGAGATGGTCAAAAGATGGCTGTCGAATTACTATACATCCAACTATCAAGGCGGATTGTCGGCTTATGTTTTACGAGAGACGCACTCGTTGATCGAGAAGCCATTTAACAGCGACGTCCACCTCTCTCAAATATTGGAGGTGGGAGCGGGTACTCTCGCCCATCTGCCGTTTGTGCGTCACAGCTTTGATCGGTACATCGCATCAGATTTCGACGATACTGTCCTGAAATCCGTTTCTGGGCGAAAACTGCCGCATGGCGTTGAGCTTATGAAACTAGATGGTGCCGCTCTGCCGTTCGAGAGCGACAGTTTCGACCGGCTCATAGCGACCCATGTGTTGGAACATGTGCCTTTCCCGCATATTGCGATCGAGGAGTGGGTGAGGGTGTTGAAACCAGGGGGGGTACTCTCGGTTTTGCTGCCATGCGATCCGGGGTGGGCATGGAGAATAGGGCGCGCATTTGGGCCTAGGAAGCAGGCGGAACGAGCGGGTCTGCCCTATGATTATTACATGGCCCGCGAACACATAAACAGTATATTTAATCTGAGTGAGATATTGAATTTTCATTTTCCCGAGCGTCAAATAACCTGGTGGCCATCGAGGATCCCTGTTCCTGATGTAAACCTGATTTACGCTGGAAATTTTTATGTTTAA
- a CDS encoding glycosyltransferase family 2 protein, producing the protein MSFLPSQQKPGIAVVIPSYRVRNHILAVLGQIGSEVTAIYVVDDACPEDTGRFVKEHVTDPRVNVLWNDENLGVGGATLAGMKQAAADGADVIVKIDGDGQMDPALIPSFVGVILIGEADYAKGNRFFDPEGVASMPLGRLIGNAGLSFLAKMSTGYWHSFDPTNGFFAIHASLVGLLPLEKISRRFFFESDLLFRLNVLTARVVDVPMHSHYADEVSNMKPHREIPRFALAHLRNFGKRIFYNYFIRNFSIASLELVLGLALLLFGFVYGLSKWGTSVPATAGTVMIAALPIIVATQLLLAFINYDIQSVPRSTLHLRLKTSLLPRKALVHQGAANSKAKKSN; encoded by the coding sequence GTGAGCTTTTTGCCCTCACAACAAAAGCCTGGCATCGCTGTCGTCATCCCGAGCTATCGGGTGCGCAATCATATTCTCGCCGTTCTCGGCCAGATCGGCTCTGAAGTCACCGCCATTTATGTCGTCGACGACGCCTGTCCGGAGGACACTGGCCGTTTCGTCAAGGAACATGTCACGGATCCCCGTGTGAACGTGCTGTGGAACGACGAAAATCTCGGCGTCGGTGGGGCGACTCTCGCGGGGATGAAGCAGGCTGCCGCCGACGGCGCCGATGTGATCGTGAAGATCGACGGCGACGGCCAGATGGACCCGGCTCTCATTCCGAGCTTCGTCGGCGTCATTCTCATCGGTGAGGCGGACTATGCGAAGGGCAACCGCTTTTTCGATCCGGAAGGGGTGGCTTCCATGCCTTTAGGCAGGCTGATCGGTAATGCGGGCCTTTCCTTCCTCGCCAAGATGTCGACCGGATATTGGCACAGTTTCGATCCGACAAACGGGTTCTTCGCAATCCACGCCAGCCTGGTCGGTCTTCTGCCGCTGGAAAAGATATCGAGGCGGTTTTTCTTCGAATCGGATCTGCTTTTCCGCCTGAACGTCCTTACCGCGCGCGTCGTCGACGTGCCCATGCACTCACACTACGCCGACGAGGTAAGCAACATGAAGCCGCATCGCGAAATTCCGCGATTTGCGCTCGCGCATCTGAGGAATTTCGGCAAGCGTATCTTTTACAACTACTTCATCCGCAATTTCAGCATCGCGTCGTTGGAGCTTGTGTTGGGATTGGCGCTTTTGCTGTTTGGCTTTGTGTACGGCCTGTCGAAATGGGGTACATCCGTGCCGGCCACCGCCGGCACCGTGATGATCGCAGCGCTGCCGATCATCGTTGCGACCCAACTCCTGCTTGCTTTCATCAACTACGATATCCAGTCGGTTCCGCGGTCGACACTGCACTTGCGACTGAAGACCTCGTTGTTGCCGCGAAAGGCCCTGGTGCATCAGGGAGCAGCGAATAGTAAAGCGAAGAAAAGTAATTGA